The Symmachiella macrocystis genome includes the window GAAGGTCGGCTCCTATGCGCCAAACCCGTTCGGGCTATACGACATGGACGGTAATGTATCTGAGTGGTGTCACGACCAATACGACGCATCGTATTACCGTTATGCGACTGAAAGTGACCCCCAAGGTCCAACTCACGACATTCGAGTCTACGCCTGTCGAGGTGGAGCGTGGTGCTTTGGAGCGACCACTTCGAGATCTGCACACCGAAATTACCGTCCGCACTTACGAGCAGATAAGAATCGCGCATTCCATTGCAATTACATTGGATTTCGTGTTGTCTGCCCCGTTCCGATTGCCTTCCGAAAACCGATTTTCGGTGTCGGAAATAAGGATGCACCCAGTCTTGAAGAGTTGTTGCAGAAATCCAATGAGTTGGAGCAGAGCGGCGATCTTCAAGGTGCTGTGCAACGTGTTGAACGGTACTTGAAACTATTCCCGCACCAGCGGGAAGTCGTCCTCCGGCTCGCTGAGCTTGAACAACGGTGGGCTGAATCGCTCGAAGACACTGGCAACGCGGAAAGGGCTGCAGAGCATACTGCCCTGGCAGGTCAAGCCATAGACAAGATCGTGGCATCGTTCGAGACCTTGTCTGAGTCCGAACGAATGACCCTGCGACCGACGTTATTCTGGCTCGCACGAGTTTCTGCAATAAACGGCGATTCCAAACAGATGCGAACCAGACTCAAATTGTTATTCGGCGCTGCATATGCCGCGATTGAGCCGATTGCTAGTGAAACAATTCGTCAGGCTTTGAGATCCAGTCCTGGGTTCCCGGCTTTTGATAAGCAAATCTATCAGGAAGCTCTGACACATCAGGAACAAGGCGCCTACGAACATATTAAGAAATTTGAAGGGTTCGAATTTGACTTTCAATTAACAGATTTGGACGGTAATAAGGTCAACCTCGACGACCAACACGGTAAAGTCGTCATTGTCGAATTTTGGGGAACGTGGTGCCCGGACTGTCGTGATGTCGTGCCGCACCTGATCGGCCTAAAACAAGACTATGAACAAAAAGACTTTGAGATCATAGGAATCAGCTATGAACGCATGCCTCCGGATAAAAGCCAGAGTTCGGTCGCAGAATTTCTTGACAAATCGCAGATCAACTATATTTGTCTGATTGGGGACGGGAATGATGAAGTGCGCAGCCAGATCCCTGGTTCTAGTGAATACCCGACACGGTTGTTTGTGGATCGTAATGGAAAGGTGCGAATGCGAGTTACCGGCTATCAGTCGCGACTTGAACTGGAATCGTTCGTGAAGGCCTTGCTCGATGGGAAGCAAGGAAAAGGTCTCAATATAATTGAGCCAATAGAACGGAACTTGCAACCACAGCCGAATCCGGCCGCACAAAAGAAAGCTGCAAAAAAACTTCAATTGGCCAAAAAGTTTGAGTCCCGTCAGAAGTCTGAGGTATACAAGAAGTGGTTGTTGGAAATCGTGGAGGAGTTTCCAAATACAAGTGCGGCTGCTGAAGCGGCTAAATTATTGGAGAATTTGGGAACCGCCTCTAAACCATGACTAACGCAGTTTGAAATCCGGACAGAAAATGTGAGCACAACAACCCGCGGAAGTGCTCATCGCTATCGCAGATTGCGGTATTCGTAGTGCTCAACTGGTACACTCACATGGAATACGCTAGGCCACGACGTGAGCTTCATTTTCGCTCCCGTTTAGTGTCCCCCAGAGCGTCGATGGGTTTGGTACGCGAGGCCGTCCTGGGTAAAACTCTCTGGGCCGAAACATTTGGATAGGGCGCCGTCGCGCAATGTCACACGAGTACGTTTGCCCAGTAATTAGCGGCAGCGTCGGGCGCGTCCAGCGAAGGTGCCAAGTCCGATCACACCGACTGCGAACAACACAAGTGACGAAGGCTCAGGGACAGCGTGTACGACGCCCGAGATCGGTGTGTCGCTTACGAGCCAGGAGCCGAATGTCGAGCTGCCGCTAGCATCCAGTGGGTTGGCATACTGGGCGAGCGTCGCATACCCCAGCGTCCCGGCCGTGTCGACACCCATGCCAGGCATTGCAACGCGGTCGTTTCCCAGTACATCGATAATGTCCGCCGACAAGCCATAAGTCATAATCGAGTCGATTCCAACATTGAACCCAGCATCGGGCGCGCCCATCAAGCCTTGCAAATACGAGGCTCCCGAAAAGTTGGCGGTCGTGTAGTTGGTGGAGCTGTTGCCGCTCGCTGCAATATCGACGAAGCCCGCACTCTCCCATAGCTCCCGCACCTCATCGCGCGTCGCCAGCCGAAAGCCCTCGAACTGCCCACCGGGTAGCAGTTCGGACTGGATTTCCTGGAAGCCGAGCCCAGTGGACAGGGGCATGTCGAGCCATACATTGCCCGTCACCAAGTCCAGCGACCGTGAACCGTCACCGATCGAAATAACCAGTGGCAGATCGGTGTCGCGCACCAACCAGGAGCCGAATGTCGAGCTGCCGCTAGCATCCAGTGGGTTGGCGTACTGGGCGAGCGTCGCATACCCCAGCGTCCCGGCCGTGTCGATGCCCATGCCAGGCATCGCAACGCGGTCGTTGCCCAGTACAGCGATAATGTCCGCCGACAAGCCATAGGTCATGATCGAGTCGATTCCAACGTTGAACCCATTGTCGGGCGCGCCCATTAGGGACTGAAGCGCATTGATCGCTGAATAATTCCCCGGCTGATAGTTGATCGACGAGTTGCCGCTGTTCGCGATGTTCGTGGCGCCAGCGTTCTCCCAGAACGTGCGAACCTCGGCGCGCGTCGCCAGTCGAAAGCCTTCGAACTGCCCACCGGGCAACAACTCGGACTGGATCTCCTGGAAGCCGAACCCTGTCGAGGCGGTCATGTCCAGCCATTCGAGGCCAGTCTGGCCGTCGAGTGTCACAGTTCCCCCTCGTGCGCTAATGATGGCGGCATTCGCCTGCTGGGGGAAGCCCAGCCAGCTGGAGGCGCCGACCACGAATGCCATCAACAAACCCGCAGTAGTTTTCCGCATTACTCAGATCCTCCAGAAAAGTACCCGGTGCAGTACCGTGCCCCCACCGGTTACGAGAGAAATGTTCGCGAATATCGCCAAGCTAGCACGTGTTGTCTCCGTTAAGCAAGTAAAAACTTTCCACGGTGGTCGGTTTTAGTTCGACCGTGTGTGGTAAGCGGTGCGGTTGCAACCCTGTTTGAACTTTTTCAAATAGATCTTTAAATAGTCATCGAGGGAAATCAAACGGTCACCATCACGATCAAGCCGTTGAAATGCCATGCTGTCTCCGATAAATTTGCGGCTCGAAATGTCCCCATCCCGATTCCGATCCATTGCAAGGAACCATTCCGCGGTGCTGACCATCTGATTGTTGTGATGATCCAATATTTTGAGGATCGCCGACTCCAAAGCTGCTGACGATAGAGCAAGTCCCGCACTGATGGTCACCCCGCCGAGCCGCGACCGGCAAACCACAGTTGCCAGTTTGCGAGTCTCGCGAACAGAACCAGCAGCGAGTGGAAACTCCGTTCCATCCTGAATGAGCCCCTTCAAATTCACGGTTTTCTCGGGCTGTTCAAAGCTATTGCTATACCGCTGCGACGCTTGCCACACGCACTTGACCGGCCGAAAGCGGCTCTCTCGGCGCATTAACCCCTGCAGACCAAGAGATGCTCGTTGTTAGCTTCAATTGAGTACCGGTACCGGAACCGATTCGAGGATTTCTTTGACAATTTTCGGACCGGAATCAATGTCGACCGCCAGTCGGACCTCCAGAATTGGGCCGGCGACATGTTGAATGTCATCAGGAACCACGAAATCCCGGCGTTGAAGGTGCGCCCACGCTTGCGCGGCTCTCTGCCAAGTGAGTAATCCCCGCGGGCTCAATCCGAGTGTGACGTCGCGATGGTTTCGCGTGGCAGTGGCAAGTTCAACAAGATACTTTTGGACGTTCACGTCCACACTAACTCCTGCGACGTGCTGCTGCAGCATTTGTAGCTGAGCCGGATCGATGATCGCTTTCGAGGCTGTGGGGTTTTGTTCTTGTGGGCCGACATGCGCCGCTAGCATCGAAAGCTCGCTGCTCGGATCGGGATAACCGATGCGCAATTTCATGGAGAAGCGGTCGAGTTGAGCTTCCGGAAGTGGAAATGCTCCGTGGCTCTCAACCGGATTCTGGGTGGCGATGACAATGAACGACTTGCTCAACGGGTAGGTTTGATTATCGATCGTCACTTGCCGCTCGGCCATCGCTTCAAAGAGCGCGCTTTGTGTACGGGGTGTGGCTCGATTGATTTCGTCGGCCAGCAGCACATCGGAGAAGATAGGCCCTTCGCGAAACTCGAAACTGCGCGACTTCTGATTGAAAATGTTAAACCCGGTGATATCACCTGGGAGCAAGTCGGGAGTACATTGCACGCGGGCAAACTTGCCTCCCACGACCCTGGCAACCGCTTTCGCTAAAGTCGTTTTTCCCAGCCCGGGAAGATCGTCGAACAAAATGTGCCCCCGCGACAGTACGCAGGCGAGCACGAGTTCCACGATATCTGACTTGCCGATCAACGCTTCGTTGAGTGACAACCGTAGACCATCGATGGTTGATTGATATTGGCAGTGGCCTTCTGTGCTCTGGTCCGCTTGATTTCTTGAATCCATTGTTTCTAGCTTCGTCATTGCTGAAGGTCTCCTTGTTGGGCCCAAGAACGTAACTGTGGCGTTCGCAGATGCTGAATGGCGTTTCTGCAAGCATGGGCCGTTTGGTCACGATCGGTGGTTTGTAAAGTCGCGGGAGCATACAGAGTACGCTCCAAGATATTGATAAAAAACGATAATTGATTTCTTGATTTTTCCGACAGTCCTTCGGAGCGATCGAGGTACCATTGACGAACAGTCACTGTCGCCGGGCGCGGCAATCCCGCCAGCCAGGAGCGATACTCCAACATGTACAGGGTGGCTCGAATTCTGTGGATCGGATGCCCCCAACGCCAAAGCCGGATTAAGCTGATGAAGCCCCAATCGAGCCAAGTGAATCGGGTGTACCAAATACTAAAAAGTACCAATCCCCCACTGAGAAGCAGCACAACATTCGCTTTCAACCAGCTCAGCATGGCAGCCGCGAGCTGAGCGAATTGTTGCTTCCAGGTCAAAACTTCCGGCGGAGGTTCGTAGCCGGGTGTCGGTTCTATAGCGACCCACTTGGAGCCACCGACTCCGACTTCCGCCCAAGCATGAACGTCCTCCGGTAAGACGATGGTCTGCCCTCCGGCTCGATCGTAATTTTGGGGATCAGCATAGAATCCGGTGACGAGCCGGGTCGGATATCCTTGTGAGCGGAGCATGACGGCTGCAGTGGTGGCAAACAAATAATCCGGGCCGCGCCCCGCATTCAGAAAATGGCTCACCACATCGTCGCTCGCTTCCGGAACTGTTGCGAGAGAATCACGTGTGAATTCCGATCTCAAGTGCGAAACGATCGCTTCCACTTGCTGCCAACCTCGGGGGACCCCCTTGGTCCACTCCGCGGCGAGCGTGGCCGCCTTTTGGCTCTGAGGAGGAATTTCCAGATGCCGCTTCATGGTTGTAGACGTGATCGCTGCCCATGAATTTTGTTGATCTTCACGGAATTGCCGCGGTGTCCGAAAGCTCTCAGTGAAGTCCAACTCGCGTAAGCTGGTGAGATTCACCTTGGCGGATTGGGTATAGAGCACTGTCAATTGCGGGATCAAGTCGCGTTGAGGCAGCTCCACGACACCATCTGTCGACCAGCCGTAGAAATCCACGAGGTCGATCTTGTCGATATGCACAGCTGTGATTTGGGGAGGAGAGGGGACACGTTTAGTCTTGAGGTTAATTAATTTCACACCATGAGTTTCCAGACCACCCGGAATGGCAAAGTTGGCTGCGGGTTGTACTTGCACCCATGGCTTCTCATCTTGTCTCTGAAGTGAGAGATTGGAATGATTTAATTTTTCGTTGGAATGCTCCCAGTCACGACCGTTGAAGGTGTCGAACCGCTCGATCGCCAAGTGCAGTGGTACACGACCGACGACATGCAATAAAGCCGGGGCTTTGCGATCTTTGAGATCCGATTTGGTTCGCTCGACCATTCGCCGAACAGTGGAAAATTCTTTGCCACTACGTTCCGTTTTTGCAGTGCGTTGGTGCGTGATTTTCATGTTGCCCTGCGGGAGCCCCATGGCACGCTCTCGTTTTTTGGGAGGTTTCAGCGGCTCACCGTATGCTTCATTCATCATGTCGTATAAAGAGGGCATTTCGGATTCGAGAAATAGGTCGCTTTCAACCGGTCCGAAACTGTTAGCGTCTTCTTGGGCAGCGACCATCGCGTCACCGTCACCGACTCCAGAACGTGCCAAATCATTGCTGTCGCTGTTTCCGCCAGAAGTCGGCATAAAACCGCCCAAAACGTATGTGGCCCCACCGGTCGTGCCGAAGAGCGCCGCCAGTAGCAGCAGTCCCCCTGCAACGCTCGCCAATACAGACGAACGGACCGGTAGGCAGCGGTCGGAACGGTGTGAGGCGTAAGTATTGCTGACTCGCTCCCAATAACGGGCCATGAGCCACCACAGCATCATCACACCGAATAATCCCGCCAGAACAAAAACTACAGGCTGCGAACAAATGATTAGGACATAAAGCGTCAGAAAACTGCTGATCAAACAAGCGACTTGTTGGCAGCGACGCCAATGCGAGTAAGCCGCAGTGATCAATCCGGCATTTTGGAGAGTCGTCAGCATCAGTATTTCCGGCGCCTCTCCCAATCCAATGGCGCGAGAAAAAAGCTCCGTGAGCATTGACCACAACACCCAAGCGGTGATGATCACCGGGGCATATTGAATCAGCTTGTTCTTGGGGGATTGATCTTCACGGAGGAACCACCAAATGCCCCAGGGCAAACCGGCTGATAGCAAGGCCGAGACGATTAACAAACTAACGGATCGCGTGGATTCAAAGCGGGGTATGAATAGGGCGATGGCGGCCACAGTTGCTAGCAACAGGGTCCCGAATTCCGACGTGTGTTTGGATAACGGTTGCACGTGCGACCGCGGCACTGGAGAGGCGCTAGCTTTAATTGACTGACCAGTTGTCATGGCATTGCCTTTCCCATTGATGTCGAAGTTGTTGGGAGGTGTCCTCAGAGATGTCGATCCACATCCAAGGTTTGGTACTTCGGACAGCGGATTGTGGTGTTTCAGCGCGGTTGAAATCGTAAGGTGGAGTTTGCCCATGGTTTTGCGGAGTTGATCCTGGATCCAAAACGATCACGTGAAATGAAGCGATTTCGCCCAGCCATGATGACCTGCCGAGACGTTCCCAGCCGGCAACGGTTGTCACGAAGAGAGTCATTTGAGCTCGGTCACCGGTGCTGACGGTAATGCTTCCTTTTGGTGCAGCAGGCAAGGGTGTGTAACGAGCCAAGCGATCATTGATTTGTTGGATGGCGGCGGTGGCGGCGGGAACTGCTTGACGCTCGTCATTGAGTTCACAACTCAAATCACAAGCGTGGCCATGAAACTCTTGGCAGAGGCTGGCTACAGTCCTCAGACCCCAGTCGAGTAATATTCGATCTTGGGGGGTCTGATCAGCAAACGCCCAAGGATCAAGTGTCACGACAATCATCTGCCGCGAGGCTGTCTGACGCTCACAGACAATCAATCTGTCTCGACGAGCCGTTTGCGTCCAATGAATCCTCCTCAGCGAATCCCCTTCTCGATAATCGCGAGCGGAGAGAATATCACCGTCGTGGCCCGCTCTATCCACAAAGGCTCCGACCGCCGAGAGTCGCTCTCCTTGAAGTAGCGGCAACGATTTCAAATCGACGCAACGAGGCCAAACGATCAACTGTTCGTTCAAGGCAATCGGCTGATGGGCCTGCCACAAACCGAAAGGAAATCCCGTGCCCAATAACGGTGCCTGTAACGGATAGACTCCACGTCGAGGAGGTACATACTCAAACGTGAATTGGGTTTTAGACCAACCGCTGACACTGGCCAAAGCCGTTGTCGCGGTTTCGCTTTGGATTTCACCGGCGCTTTCGAAGAAACCTCGTTCAACCAACAGTCCCCAGACCGCCCAAGGCCAACGGTTGGTTACAACGAGTGTGACCTGTATCGAATCCTGTTCGCGACAGCGGCGTCGATCAAACTCGATTTCGGCCGTCAATCCCCGCATGGCCAACCAAGGCCATGCGACACCCAACGCAGTCACCAACGAAACGACTCCACAGACGAACCAGCCTTGTGGAACCGCAAAGAGACCAATGACCGCCGATGCGATCGCAGCTAGCACAAACCAGCCGATCGGTTGCTTCAGCCAGTAGACATATTTGTTTGCCCATGGACAATAATCGTAGTTCCCGACCGCCATAATACGGTCGGTGATCTTTGATAGAAATTCCGACAGATTTCGTTTCATTCGGATTCCTTCAGAATTTAGCAAGCAGCCTGAAACCGGCCGACCGGCTCATAAATTTTTTAAACAGCATCGGGTCGGAAGTGGAAAGATTTTGTTGTAAAACTAATTCAACCCAATCATGCGAAATTCCGAGCGACATTTTCTGTAAGTTTTTTCGACGTAGGTGATCATGGTTCGCGCTTCTTGAAAACGGCCTGCCACCACATAATCCTCCAAAGTGTCGAGACTGTAGAGAACCTCCTCCACACTCTCTTTCTGAGCCTCGGTCGGCTCTTGCCAGCGGATCAAGACGCTCGTTGTCAGTTTCTCTGCATGACTGCGTAATTGTTCCAAACGACGTCGAGACTCGCGTACGTCCTGATCTCGAACGGCGTCATACGCGCTGATGCGAATATTGCTCATGTCGTCGAACAAATCATCGGAGGGTGGGTAATATAAAAATAGACCGACGATTCCCAAGACGATCGAGCAAACCGCTCCTACGAAATAGAGCTGCAACGGTGTTAATCTGGGGTTCCAGGGAGAATAAGCAGTCGTAGCGATCTCTTCTTGGTCATTGCGCAGGAGATGCTCGATGCTCACTCGATCCCCCAGGAGTCTTAAGACGATTCCCAGCAGGGCCAACAATATAAACAGTCCCAAACCACAGATTTGATCGATCGTGATTTTTCGAGTGACTTCCGCCCAGACCCAACCGATATTCGATTGATAATCACTGACAAGCGCTAGCCGTGTGAAGGGGTCGAACGCGTGCGTATGATCAGCGACAGTGGCGTTTCCGCTGATGATCGTGCGGTCTGCCGTTAATCCGATCGCTAACGTCGCTCCGATCAACAGTGAGACAAACAACAGCAGCGACTTCATTCCGTAATCACGGCGGAGCCAATTCGCGACACCCACGTTGGCTCCCGCTCCGAGAATGATGAGGGCAAAGGCCGCGCCCAAAGAGTAACCGTCCCGCACGATGTGCCCGAAATGCATCATGACCTCAGTTGGGGTCACGTATACGGGAATCGCTACCAAACCCATGATGACCGGCGCGAAAACGTTGTCGCGCGTCAACCCCGTCTGCAAAACGCCGTGCGGCAAAAATGCTCCCAAGAATCCGACAGCCAGCAATGCTAAGCCGTAATCGATCGCAGCCGGTCCCACCAATGACCGAGCCGTCGTGCTGCCCATCACAGCCAGGCGATCAATACTGCGGCGGGGCGCTTGCTCAAGATCTTCCGGATCAATGTCCTGTTTTTCGGAAACGACGCGATTCCAGATCAAGCCAATCCCGACGGAAACCACGAATGTGCCCACCGCAAAATACAACAACATCACAGGAGCGATGTGACTCAGCCCGTAGACAATCGACACGGGGTTGAGCACAGGGGCCACCAGTACAAAACTCAACACTGTTCCGCTTGGTACCCCTGCGCGACGGAGTTCTCGAGCTACCGGCAACGCTCCTAATGAACAAATCGGCAAAAGGACACCCATGGCCCAAGCACGAAACGGGCCTGTCCAATGCCCGACGCCTAGCAAGCTCCGCACGCGTTGGGCTCCCACCAAACCACGTAATATTCCGGCTGCTAAAACACCCGCGACCAGAAACGGTGCTGCATCAACCATGGCCTCGGTGATTCTCAGCACCGCACTCCAAAAGGTTGTATTGAAGTCAGTCAGAAAGCCGCGATAGCCGGCTCCGTCTGCAAAAATTGGCAGGAAAAACATGGTTACTTCTCATCCTGTTGGTGATGCTCATGTTCGCTCTCTGAGTCTGTACCCTGACGTGTGATTGAGAAGCTGAAGTTCATCCGTTCTTGGCCCACCTTTAACTTGGGAATCACAATCATTAATTCTTCAGCATCGGGATAGACATCATTAAGATTTGCGGAAAACTTTAAGGGCTGACCATCGATGTCTTCAGCGGCAAAGCGAATCTCTTTGGACGTTGGCCGCTTCTCACTGACTGCGTCCACTAATGCAACAATCTCGCGGGTATCGGGTCGATAATCTTCAAGACCGCTGTGGTCAGATTCTCTCGCCAAGAAGAATTGAACCTCCCCGGCATGCAGCGGCATGACCTCCGCGAAATAATGTCTCGCCCCATCTTTATTGTGTGTATGACCAACTTCGACCAGCTCACCGCCGTGGAGCGGTTGGGCTTTGCTGTGATCATGGGCATGTGAGTGTAATCCGTGATGATCTTCGTTGTGGCTATGGTCTTCAGGGACAGGCTGAGAAGTGGATTCTCCGTTCTGGTTAGTCTCATCGGCCGCTGTCCCACATCCGCAAACGCTGCCGCACAATGCGATGATCATGCTCAGCTGAAACGTCAACGCGCGCATTATTCCTGCCTTTCTGGATCAAAATAACTCTGAACCTCTCACGCTCGCGCTACGAAGAGCGGGATTCATCGAATGACTCTATAGTGAATACAAGCACGGCCTTTGCGGCAGCATTCGCCGGACGTAAGTCGATGCAATTGCCGGGTCTTGTTGGTTAAACATGACAACACGATCTGCACAGCGACGCCGTCTTCCCAAGCTGAGCTTGGACGCAATCCGTATTCGGATTGACATCAACGAAATGAATCAGTTGCGCAATGAAGCACCGCAGAGTAAAGCTGCTGCAAAACCGGCGATGCTGAGCAACTGCGATTCAACTTAGTCGCGTGCTGCTAGAGAGCAACATGGCGGAGCACGGGACCGGCTGAAGGCCGGTTTGAAAAGCGGGCGTTTCGGCTGGGCAAGACCATCCGTGAAATGCACAAGGCCGAAAGCCGATGAGAGGGTGACTATTGTGCACAGGCTCTGCGACTGGCAAAGCAGCTTACAGATGGCACAGTCAGAAGGATCGTGCTTCTTCGGGGTGGGCGTAGGCGTATTTCTCGGATTTTCGCTCGCATGGTGTTCGTGCCCATGACTGTGTGTGTGAGCATGCGATTTGGTGTGAGCGTGGCTGTGGCAGCATGTCGAACTGGAATGCTCACAGCTTGCCTCACACTGACTGCATTCCCCCGACGAGCAGTGCAAATCATGCAACGCATTGCCGCACGTGACTTGCAAGAGAAACGCCAGCATCGCTGCGAGGGTCACAAATTGTCGAACAAAGTGTACCAAGATTTACCTTCGAACCAGGACACTCTAACAGCGAGATGGAAAACAGAGAGGTGAAAATGCCCAATAACTCCATTATCAATGGTACGCTGGCAACAGTCAATGCGTTTGAAGTGTATTTGCAGATATTGTGCAAAAGCAGCCGTTTCGAAGATACGGCCGGTTTATGCCGCCGAAACCTCTCGCCTCGTAGAACGAGCACTTACGGCGAGACCTGAGCCGTCATAGGGTATCGGCGGCCTTCAACCTCTGGGGGAAATCAGGCGATTCGTCGACCATTTGCGCAGCCTCGCCTTAAACGATCGACGCCCGATCCCGGTCCAGGCCGCCACAGCCCCCGCTTTGGGGCAATTTCTTGTTGGAAA containing:
- a CDS encoding SUMF1/EgtB/PvdO family nonheme iron enzyme; the protein is MAISFCCPHCENIHIFSDDLAGKRIRCQSCQQFATLTTDGSDVDSSPSTRRLSLLARMNRWHVLIVGSAIMACLLIALAVFRVGHEKDLTAADTNGSLPSPSGAPSLSPKVNNDAENDTPPRSGDVASNVEKPDVDLPLPSKVLVSPPTIPPSPPERITNSIGMQLTLVPAGDFQMGSPIMESGRDEDELLHKVALSEPYYMGVFEVTQEEYRTVMNRSPSYFSLQGKGREKIKTQDTAQFPVEWVSRAEAMEFCSKLSLRPDERAAERIYRLPTEAEWERACRSGQESQPFSSGDSLSSTEANINGKYPYGGGAVGPYLQRTVKVGSYAPNPFGLYDMDGNVSEWCHDQYDASYYRYATESDPQGPTHDIRVYACRGGAWCFGATTSRSAHRNYRPHLRADKNRAFHCNYIGFRVVCPVPIAFRKPIFGVGNKDAPSLEELLQKSNELEQSGDLQGAVQRVERYLKLFPHQREVVLRLAELEQRWAESLEDTGNAERAAEHTALAGQAIDKIVASFETLSESERMTLRPTLFWLARVSAINGDSKQMRTRLKLLFGAAYAAIEPIASETIRQALRSSPGFPAFDKQIYQEALTHQEQGAYEHIKKFEGFEFDFQLTDLDGNKVNLDDQHGKVVIVEFWGTWCPDCRDVVPHLIGLKQDYEQKDFEIIGISYERMPPDKSQSSVAEFLDKSQINYICLIGDGNDEVRSQIPGSSEYPTRLFVDRNGKVRMRVTGYQSRLELESFVKALLDGKQGKGLNIIEPIERNLQPQPNPAAQKKAAKKLQLAKKFESRQKSEVYKKWLLEIVEEFPNTSAAAEAAKLLENLGTASKP
- a CDS encoding PEP-CTERM sorting domain-containing protein produces the protein MRKTTAGLLMAFVVGASSWLGFPQQANAAIISARGGTVTLDGQTGLEWLDMTASTGFGFQEIQSELLPGGQFEGFRLATRAEVRTFWENAGATNIANSGNSSINYQPGNYSAINALQSLMGAPDNGFNVGIDSIMTYGLSADIIAVLGNDRVAMPGMGIDTAGTLGYATLAQYANPLDASGSSTFGSWLVRDTDLPLVISIGDGSRSLDLVTGNVWLDMPLSTGLGFQEIQSELLPGGQFEGFRLATRDEVRELWESAGFVDIAASGNSSTNYTTANFSGASYLQGLMGAPDAGFNVGIDSIMTYGLSADIIDVLGNDRVAMPGMGVDTAGTLGYATLAQYANPLDASGSSTFGSWLVSDTPISGVVHAVPEPSSLVLFAVGVIGLGTFAGRARRCR
- a CDS encoding EF-hand domain-containing protein, translated to MRRESRFRPVKCVWQASQRYSNSFEQPEKTVNLKGLIQDGTEFPLAAGSVRETRKLATVVCRSRLGGVTISAGLALSSAALESAILKILDHHNNQMVSTAEWFLAMDRNRDGDISSRKFIGDSMAFQRLDRDGDRLISLDDYLKIYLKKFKQGCNRTAYHTRSN
- a CDS encoding AAA family ATPase, with the protein product MDSRNQADQSTEGHCQYQSTIDGLRLSLNEALIGKSDIVELVLACVLSRGHILFDDLPGLGKTTLAKAVARVVGGKFARVQCTPDLLPGDITGFNIFNQKSRSFEFREGPIFSDVLLADEINRATPRTQSALFEAMAERQVTIDNQTYPLSKSFIVIATQNPVESHGAFPLPEAQLDRFSMKLRIGYPDPSSELSMLAAHVGPQEQNPTASKAIIDPAQLQMLQQHVAGVSVDVNVQKYLVELATATRNHRDVTLGLSPRGLLTWQRAAQAWAHLQRRDFVVPDDIQHVAGPILEVRLAVDIDSGPKIVKEILESVPVPVLN
- a CDS encoding transglutaminase-like domain-containing protein, whose product is MTTGQSIKASASPVPRSHVQPLSKHTSEFGTLLLATVAAIALFIPRFESTRSVSLLIVSALLSAGLPWGIWWFLREDQSPKNKLIQYAPVIITAWVLWSMLTELFSRAIGLGEAPEILMLTTLQNAGLITAAYSHWRRCQQVACLISSFLTLYVLIICSQPVVFVLAGLFGVMMLWWLMARYWERVSNTYASHRSDRCLPVRSSVLASVAGGLLLLAALFGTTGGATYVLGGFMPTSGGNSDSNDLARSGVGDGDAMVAAQEDANSFGPVESDLFLESEMPSLYDMMNEAYGEPLKPPKKRERAMGLPQGNMKITHQRTAKTERSGKEFSTVRRMVERTKSDLKDRKAPALLHVVGRVPLHLAIERFDTFNGRDWEHSNEKLNHSNLSLQRQDEKPWVQVQPAANFAIPGGLETHGVKLINLKTKRVPSPPQITAVHIDKIDLVDFYGWSTDGVVELPQRDLIPQLTVLYTQSAKVNLTSLRELDFTESFRTPRQFREDQQNSWAAITSTTMKRHLEIPPQSQKAATLAAEWTKGVPRGWQQVEAIVSHLRSEFTRDSLATVPEASDDVVSHFLNAGRGPDYLFATTAAVMLRSQGYPTRLVTGFYADPQNYDRAGGQTIVLPEDVHAWAEVGVGGSKWVAIEPTPGYEPPPEVLTWKQQFAQLAAAMLSWLKANVVLLLSGGLVLFSIWYTRFTWLDWGFISLIRLWRWGHPIHRIRATLYMLEYRSWLAGLPRPATVTVRQWYLDRSEGLSEKSRNQLSFFINILERTLYAPATLQTTDRDQTAHACRNAIQHLRTPQLRSWAQQGDLQQ
- a CDS encoding DUF58 domain-containing protein — its product is MKRNLSEFLSKITDRIMAVGNYDYCPWANKYVYWLKQPIGWFVLAAIASAVIGLFAVPQGWFVCGVVSLVTALGVAWPWLAMRGLTAEIEFDRRRCREQDSIQVTLVVTNRWPWAVWGLLVERGFFESAGEIQSETATTALASVSGWSKTQFTFEYVPPRRGVYPLQAPLLGTGFPFGLWQAHQPIALNEQLIVWPRCVDLKSLPLLQGERLSAVGAFVDRAGHDGDILSARDYREGDSLRRIHWTQTARRDRLIVCERQTASRQMIVVTLDPWAFADQTPQDRILLDWGLRTVASLCQEFHGHACDLSCELNDERQAVPAATAAIQQINDRLARYTPLPAAPKGSITVSTGDRAQMTLFVTTVAGWERLGRSSWLGEIASFHVIVLDPGSTPQNHGQTPPYDFNRAETPQSAVRSTKPWMWIDISEDTSQQLRHQWERQCHDNWSVN
- a CDS encoding permease; amino-acid sequence: MFFLPIFADGAGYRGFLTDFNTTFWSAVLRITEAMVDAAPFLVAGVLAAGILRGLVGAQRVRSLLGVGHWTGPFRAWAMGVLLPICSLGALPVARELRRAGVPSGTVLSFVLVAPVLNPVSIVYGLSHIAPVMLLYFAVGTFVVSVGIGLIWNRVVSEKQDIDPEDLEQAPRRSIDRLAVMGSTTARSLVGPAAIDYGLALLAVGFLGAFLPHGVLQTGLTRDNVFAPVIMGLVAIPVYVTPTEVMMHFGHIVRDGYSLGAAFALIILGAGANVGVANWLRRDYGMKSLLLFVSLLIGATLAIGLTADRTIISGNATVADHTHAFDPFTRLALVSDYQSNIGWVWAEVTRKITIDQICGLGLFILLALLGIVLRLLGDRVSIEHLLRNDQEEIATTAYSPWNPRLTPLQLYFVGAVCSIVLGIVGLFLYYPPSDDLFDDMSNIRISAYDAVRDQDVRESRRRLEQLRSHAEKLTTSVLIRWQEPTEAQKESVEEVLYSLDTLEDYVVAGRFQEARTMITYVEKTYRKCRSEFRMIGLN